From Rhizobium sp. NZLR1, a single genomic window includes:
- the mtgA gene encoding monofunctional biosynthetic peptidoglycan transglycosylase, whose translation MDIAPEREDSVDMPARRQWFGDRRLLKRIVLSVLIVLILPYALIFFYLLPFIHPVSTLMLRDLVLLRGYDRQWVSLDDVAPALVQSVMMSEDGQYCFHGGVDWAEMRMLVEDTLKGQATRGGSTIPMQTAKNLFLWNGRSFVRKAMELPLAVSTDFVLSKRRLMEIYLNIAEWGPGIYGIEAAAQHHFKVPASKLTRRQASLLAVSLPNPIDRNAGKPGRGLRRLAGVIERRAQGSADYIKCIYR comes from the coding sequence TTGGATATAGCGCCGGAGAGAGAGGACAGCGTCGACATGCCGGCTCGTCGGCAATGGTTCGGAGACCGGCGTCTATTGAAACGCATTGTTCTTTCCGTGCTGATCGTGCTGATCCTTCCCTATGCCCTGATCTTTTTCTATCTGCTGCCGTTCATTCACCCGGTCTCGACGTTGATGCTGCGCGATCTCGTGCTGCTGCGCGGTTACGACAGGCAATGGGTGTCGCTTGATGACGTCGCCCCGGCTCTGGTGCAGTCGGTGATGATGTCAGAGGACGGGCAATATTGCTTTCACGGCGGCGTCGACTGGGCGGAAATGCGGATGCTGGTCGAGGATACGCTGAAAGGTCAGGCGACGCGCGGCGGCAGCACCATCCCGATGCAGACGGCTAAGAACCTCTTTCTCTGGAACGGCCGCTCCTTCGTGCGCAAGGCGATGGAGCTTCCGCTCGCTGTCTCCACGGATTTCGTCCTGTCGAAACGGCGGCTGATGGAAATCTATCTGAACATCGCCGAATGGGGTCCCGGCATTTACGGCATCGAGGCTGCGGCCCAGCATCATTTCAAGGTGCCGGCGTCGAAACTGACGCGACGCCAGGCATCGCTGCTTGCCGTTTCATTGCCGAACCCGATCGACCGCAATGCCGGCAAACCAGGACGAGGCCTTCGTCGGCTTGCCGGCGTGATCGAGAGGCGCGCACAGGGCTCGGCCGATTACATCAAGTGCATCTATAGGTGA